The sequence AAGATCCGCGAACTCATGGCCGAGCGCCGTGTGATCTACAACCAGGTGACCGAGCTGACCAACCGGATCAAGCAGCAGCAACGCGACTCCTGAATCCACACCGCGTCCGGCACTCTATACCTTATTAACAGGGCCATGTGGATAAGCCTGTGGATACTTAAGGGGACAAGCGCGGTTAATGGGCTTAAAACCCTTAAGCCGTCTGTGGATCGTCAAAAATGGCCGTTTGCGTTGTCCCCATCCACACCCTGTTTAAAACCCACTTAACGCACAGTCGGTGAACAGGGCTTAAGCGCGGAACCATGCGGCAGGACCGGGTTATCCACAGTTTCCACAGCAGTTATTAACACTACTAATCCCAAAAAATTGAAATCCCTCAAACAACAAGAACCTTCCGCTGGTCCGCCGAGGGGGCCTGCCGGCCCCTGAAGGGCCGGTCCGGTCTTGCGGGGGATGGGTTAATCCCCGATCTTCCGGCTAAGCTGTCAGCAGCGCTCCCATCCCTGGGTTTTCGTGTGGTTTCTGTCTCCGCGGACCATGCACCAGCCGGGTGGCGCCCAACTTCTTCCGGAGTTTCCTGCGAGATTCCCGGGTTTACATGGCAGCAGCAATGAAAGGCGGCACCCTTCCGTGAAGTTCAGAGTCGATCGGGACGTCCTGGCAGAAGCCGTCACCTGGACAGCCCGGTCGTTGTCTCCGCGGCCTCCTGTGCCTGTCCTGTCCGGCCTCCTGCTGAAGGCTGAAGCCGGAACCGTCAGCCTTTCCAGCTTTGACTACGAAACCTCGGCGCGCCTTGAGATCACAGCCGACATCAGGGATGAAGGCACCATCCTGGTATCCGGACGCCTCCTGGCTGATATCTGCCGCAGCCTGCCGTCGGCCCCGGTGGACGTGGAGACCGACGGCAACAAAGTCACCCTCACCTGCCGCCGGAGCAGCTTTCACCTGGCCACCATGCCGGAAGCTGAATACCCGCCACTTCCGTCCCTGCCGGCCATCAGCGGAACCGTCCCGGGTGATGCCTTTGCCCAGGCTGTCTCCCAGGTGATCATCGCGGCGAGCAAGGACGACACCCTCCCCATCCTCACCGGCGTACGGATGGAGATCGAAGACGACCTGATCACGCTCCTGGCCACCGACCGCTACCGGCTCGCAATGCGCGAAGTACCGTGGAAGCCCGTTACTCCCGGGATCTCCACCAGCGCCCTGGTCAAGGCCAAAACCCTCAACGAAGTAGCCAAAACGCTTGGTAACAGCGGCGACATCAACCTCGCCCTGTCCGACGACGACAGCCGCCTGATCGGTTTCGAGAGCGGCGGCCGAACCACCACTTCATTGCTGGTGGATGGCGACTACCCCAAGATCCGGTCGCTGTTCCCTGAGTCCACCCCGATCCACGCCACGGTGCAGACCCAGGAACTCGTTGAGGCCGTCCGCCGTGTATCCCTGGTGGCCGAGCGCAACACCCCGGTCCGCCTTGCCTTCACCGACGGCCTGCTGAACCTTGATGCCGGGACGGGAGAAGACGCCCAGGCATCGGAAGAGCTGGAGGCGCAGTTGTCCGGCGAGGACATCACGGTTGCCTTCAACCCGCATTACCTGATCGAGGGGCTCAGCGTGATCGAAACCAAGTTCGTCCGGTTCTCCTTCACCACGGCGCCCAAGCCTGCCATGATCACGGCACAGGCAGACGCTGACGGCGAAGACCAGGACGACTACCGCTACCTGGTCATGCCGGTCCGGCTTCCCAACTAGTCCCCACCCATCGGCTCCCAGCCTTCCCCAGCTCAGGCCCGCCCCCACCGCCGCCACACACCAGCGCAGAAATGAGATCCACCATGCATATTGGATTGATAGGCCTCGGCAAAATGGGATTCAACATGCGTGAGCGCCTGCGCAAGGGAGGCGTGGAAGTCACCGGTTACGACCGCAACCCGGACGTAACCGATGCCGCCAGCGTCGAGGAGCTGATCGCCACCGTTCCGGCGCCAAGGATCATCTGGGTGATGGTGCCTTCGGGGCCCATCACGGACGCCGTTATCACCGAGCTCAGTGAAAAGCTGGAACCGGGCGACCTGGTTATCGACGGAGGTAACTCCAGGTTCACCGAGGACCAAAAGCATGGCGAGCTCCTTGCCGCCAAAGACATTCGTTTCGCTGACTGCGGTGTCTCGGGCGGAGTCTGGGGCTTGCAGAACGGGTACGGACTGATGGCCGGCGGGGACGCCGCAGACATCGAACGTGCCCTGCCGGTCTTCGACGCATTGCGCCCCGAAGGTGAGCGGGCGGACAGCTTTGTCCACGTCGGCGGCATTGGTGCCGGCCATTACGCCAAGATGGTCCACAACGGGATCGAGTACGGCCTGATGCAGGCGTACGCCGAAGGCTACGAACTGCTTGCAGCCAAGGACATCGTCACCGACCTTCCCGGCACGTTCCGGGCATGGCAAAAAGGCACCGTCGTCCGGTCATGGCTCCTGGACCTCATGGTCAAGGCACTTGACGAGGACCCCGGCCTGGCCTCGATTGACGACTACGTGGAAGACTCCGGTGAAGGCCGTTGGACCGTTGAGGAAGCCATCGCCAACGCAGTTCCCGCTCCGGCTATTACAGCCGCATTGTTCGCCCGGTTTGCCTCCCGGGAGGACACCTCGCCAGCCATGAAGATGGTTTCCGCGCTGCGCCACCAGTTCGGTGGCCACGCTACCCGTCCCGCCAAGTAGCACCCACCGGGAACCATCAGAGTTCCCAGAATTGCCGAAAACCGCGTGTATCTGGAACACCTTTCACTGACCGACTTCCGCAGTTACGCCCAGGTGGATCTCGCCCTGGAACCCGGCGTCACCGTGCTGGTGGGATACAACGGCATTGGCAAGACCAACCTGATGGAGGCCATCGGCTACCTGGCCACGCTCAGTTCGCACCGGGTCAGTTCCGATGCGCCCCTGCTGAGGTTCGGCACGGAACGCGCGCTGGTCCGCGCGCGCCTGGTCCGCGGCACGCAGACGACGGTCCTTGAACTGGAAATCAACGGCAGCCGGGCGAACCGCGGGCGTATCAACCGCAGTAATCCGGTGCGTGCCCGTGACCTGGTGGGCATCTGCCAGACGGTACTCTTCGCTCCGGAAGATTTAGCGTTGGTCAAGGGAGATCCGTCCAACCGCCGCCGCTTCCTGGACGAGCTGCTGGCGAGCCTCATCCCGCACCACGCGGCCACCCGCAGTGACTACGACCGGGTGCTGAAGCAGCGCAACGCCCTGCTCAAGTCCGCGCGGGCCGGAAGGTTCACCTCCGCGCATGAATCCACGCTCGAGGTGTGGGACCAGCACATGGCCAGGGCCGGAGCGGAATTGCTGCACGCGCGGCTGGAGCTGGTGGAAAGGCTGCGCCCACACCTCGCCCGTGCCTACGCCGAACTTACGGATGCGTCCAAGCCGGCGGACGCCACCTACCGGTCAACGCTGCAGAACCAGATGGACGACGACGGCGTTCCTGCCGGAAGTTCCCCGCGCGCCAAGCCGGGAGGTTCTTCAGACGGCCCCGACGATCTCCGCCTTCTCTCCGTGGACCAACTCACGGAACGCTACATCCAGGCATTCGCGGAATCCCGCAAGAAGGAACTGGAACGCGGCATCTCCCTGGTCGGCCCGCACCGTGACGATTTGGAACTGATGCTCGGGCAAGCCCCCGCCAAGGGGTATGCCTCGCATGGTGAAACCTGGTCCATGTGCCTGTCCCTGCGCCTGGCCTCGTACTACGTCATGCTGGACGATGCCCGCACGGGCGGTTCCGCTCCCATCCTCATCCTTGACGACGTCTTTGCCGAACTCGACGTCCAGCGCAGGCGTAAACTGGCCGCAATAGTCTCCGGCGCGGAACAGGTCCTGGTGACCGCCGCCGTCGACGCCGATATTCCGGGAGAGCTGTCCGGACGGCGGGTGAAGGTAGTCCCGGGAGGTATCGATGAACAGTGAGCAGGGCGGCGGGCTGCAGCCCGGCCGGGAGCCTGACGACATCGATGCCCCGCAGGCTGCACTGAACCGGATGCGTGAAGCCGCGGCCGCACGCGGTGAAGTCCGCCGGAAAGTGGCGCGGCCTGGCGCACCGAAAACCAAGGGCAGTATCCGGGACACCCGCGGCTTCAGCCAGTTCCACGCCACCGGGCGGGATCCCCTGGGCCTGGGAAAGGTGGTTGGCCGGCTGGTGGCGGAGCGCGGCTGGACGTCACCTGTGGCCGTTGGTTCGGTCATGGCAGAGTGGGCAACCCTGGTGGGACCGGAAATCTCCTCCCACTGCACTCCGGAGAGTTTTACCGACACCACCCTCCACGTGCGGTGTGATTCCACGGCGTGGGCCACCCAGCTTCGGCTCCTCAGCACCAGCCTGCTTGATAAGTTCCGCCGGGAACTGGGCGAAGGGGTGGTTACCAAAATCCAGGTCCTCGGACCGTCGGCACCAAGCTGGCGTAAGGGTGGACGCAGTGTCCAGGGCCGTGGTCCGCGGGACACTTACGGATAACCGGGGCGGCAACTCTTGAAACTGCGCGCAAGGGCGTGTAGGGCGCTGTAAGGACCATTGCGTGTATAGGCACCCGGAGGGCGTACCGCTGGGCCGCCCTAGGCGCGGCCAAGAGCCTCGCACAGCCATGTTCACCTGGGCTGAAGGCCCTGGAATGCGGGGATATGAGCCGGTTCACGGTAGAATTGGTGCAGATAACTGGGCGCGGATGAAACGTTGACTTCAGTCCGTTCTCCGCGCGCTCTCCGCGTCCGGGGAACGGAGCACCACTGTCAGCAGGTCACCGGCGCCATAGGTTTGTGCCTGTTGGCGGGTGGCTTTCCCTGGGAGAGGCACCGGCCGGCCATCATCGAGAACAGAGGAGTCGCAGCGCCTGTGGCTAACGACAATACAGATATTCTGGCAGCAGATACAGCAGTCGAGGATGGCCGCACCCCTGACACCCCGGCTGCGGCCACAACGCCGAGGGAATACGGCGCCAGCGACATCACTGTCCTCGAGGGCCTCGAAGCTGTCCGCAAACGTCCGGGCATGTACATCGGATCCACCGGACCCCGTGGCCTCCATCACCTGGTGTACGAGGTGGTGGACAACTCCGTGGACGAGGCACTGGCCGGATACTGCAGCCACATCGAGATCGTCCTGCAGGCCGACGGCGGCGTCAAGGTAGTCGATGACGGCCGCGGTATCCCGGTGGATATGCACCCCACGGAACACAAGCCCACCGTCGAGGTGGTCATGACCATCCTGCACGCCGGCGGAAAATTTGGTGGGGGTGGATACGCTGTCTCCGGCGGCCTGCACGGCGTGGGCATCTCTGTGGTCAACGCCCTGTCCAGCCGCGTGGATACCGAAGTGCGCCGCCAGGGACACGTATGGCGGATGTCCTTTGCCGATGGTGGCAAGCCGCAGGGCAGCCTGGTCATGGGCGAAGAGACGGACGCTACCGGAACCACCCAGACGTTCTACCCGGATCCGGAGATCTTCGAGACCACCGAGTTCGATTTCGAGACGCTGCGCGCCCGCTTCCAGCAGATGGCTTTCCTGAACAAGGGCCTGCGTATCACCCTCACGGATGAGCGCGCGCCGGCCGGGGACGATGCCGACGGCGACCTGGACCTTGACGACCTCAGCACCGAGGGCGAAGTCAGCGCAGAACACCGCACCGTGGTGTACCAGTACGACGAAGGCCTCCTGGACTACGTCCGGCACCTGAATTCGGGCAAGAAGGTGGAAGTGGTCCATGAGGACGTCATCGCCTTCGAAACCGAGGACAAGGACCGCAAGATCGCCCTGGAAATGGCCATGCAGTGGACCAGCGCCTATTCCGAAAGCGTCCACACCTACGCCAACACCATCAACACCCATGAGGGTGGCACGCACGAAGAAGGCTTCCGCGCTGCCATGACCTCCCTGGTCAACCGCTATGCCCGGGAAAAAGGCATTATCAAGGAAAAGGACGACAACCTCACGGGCGACGACATCCGTGAAGGCCTCACTGCCGTCATTTCAGTCAAGTTGGCTGAACCGCAGTTCGAGGGCCAGACCAAGACCAAGCTCGGCAACTCAGAGGTCAAAGGCTTCGTCCAGCGCGTGGTCACCGACGGCCTGGGCGACTGGCTCGAGCGCAACCCCGGCCCCGCCCGTGACGTGATCCGCAAGGCGATCTCCGCCGCGCAGGCCAGGATGGCGGCGCGCAAGGCCCGCGACAACGCACGGCGCAAGAGCCCCCTGGAGTCTTTTGGCATGCCCGGCAAGCTGTCGGACTGCTCCTCCAAAGACCCGGAAAAGTGCGAGGTCTACATCGTGGAGGGTGACTCGGCCGGTGGTTCCGCCAAGCGCGGCCGCAACCCCGAGACCCAGGCCATCCTTCCGCTGCGCGGCAAGATCCTGAACGTGGAGCGTGCCCGCCTGGACAAGGCCCTGGGCAACGCCGAAGTCCAGTCCATGATCACCGCATTCGGCACCGGCATCGGTGAGGACTTCGACCTCGCCAAGCTGCGCTACCACAAGATTGTGCTCATGGCAGATGCCGACGTGGACGGCCAGCACATCACCACGCTGCTGATGACCCTGCTTTTCCGGTACATGCGGCCCCTCATCGAGAACGGCTACGTGTACCTGGCCCAGCCGCCGCTGTACCGGATCAAGTGGTCCAATGCCCCGCACGACTACGTGTACAGCGACCGGGAACGCGACGCCAAACTCGTGGCAGGACAGGCAGCCGGACGCCGTATTCCCAAGGACAACGGCATCCAGCGCTACAAGGGCCTCGGCGAGATGGACTACACCGAACTGTGGGACACCACCATGGACCCCGACCACCGCACCCTGCTGCAGGTAACCATGGACGACGCCCTGGCCGCCGACCAAATCTTCTCCGTCCTCATGGGTGAAGACGTGGAATCCCGACGCAACTTCATCCAGCAGAACGCCAAGGACGTCAGGTTCCTGGACATCTAAGGACTCGCTCCAAAGTATTCGGAACCAGACATATACCTGAAACGGAAAATAACTAATGAGCGACGAAATCCCCGAGAACTCCGCCCCTGAGGGCGGAACTCCGGACACCGTTCTTGAAGGCGACGTGCTGATCGACCGGGTGGAACAAGTGGACCTGCAGACGGAAATGCAGCGTTCCTACCTCGACTACGCCATGGCCGTCATTGTGGGCCGCGCCCTCCCCGACGTCCGTGACGGCCTCAAGCCTGTGCACCGGCGTGTGCTGTACGCGATGTTCGACGGCGGCTACCGTCCCGACCGGTCCTTCAACAAGTGTGCCCGCGTGGTGGGCGAGGTCATGGGCCAGTACCACCCCCACGGTGACACCGCGATCTACGATGCCCTGGTACGCCTCATCCAGGACTGGACCATGCGCTACCCGCTGGCGCTGGGGCAGGGTAACTTCGGCTCGCCCGGCAACGACGGTGCCGCCGCACCGCGATACACCGAAACCAAAATGGCACCGCTTGCCATGGAAATGGTCCGGGACATCGACGAGGAAACCGTCGATTTCCAGGACAACTACGACGGCAAGAACCAGGAACCCACCATCCTGCCGGCCAGGTTCCCCAACCTGCTGGTGAACGGTTCCTCCGGTATCGCCGTGGGCATGGCCACCAACATCCCGCCGCATAACCTCCGGGAAGTAGCCGACGGAGTGCAGTGGTACCTCTCCAACCCCGGTGCCACGCGCGAGGAACTCCTCGAGGAATTGCTCGTACGGGTCAAGGGCCCGGACTTCCCCACGGGAGCCACCATCCTTGGCCACAAGGGCATCGAAGACGCCTACCGCACCGGCCGTGGATCGGTCACCATGCGCGCGGTGGTTGCCGTGGAGGAACTGCAGGGCCGGACCTGCCTGGTGGTCACCGAGCTTCCGTACCAGGCCAACCCTGACAACCTGGCCATCAAGATCGCCGAACTGGTCAAGGACGGCAAGATCCAGGGCATCGCCGACCTCCGCGATGAAACATCCGGACGCACGGGCCAGCGCCTGGTGATCGTGCTGAAGCGCGACGCCGTGCCCAAGGTGGTGCTGAACAACCTCTACAAGCACACCGAACTGCAGAGCAACTTCTCCGCCAACATGCTGGCCATCGTGGACGGGGTGCCGCGGACCCTGAGCCTGGACGCGTTCATCCGCCACTGGGTAACGCACCAGATGGACGTCATCGCCCGCCGCACCCGGTACCGGCTGCGCAAGGCGGAGGAAGAAGCCCACATCCTGCGCGCCCTCCTCAAGGCACTGGACATGCTCGATGAGGTCATCGCCCTCATCCGCGCCTCCAGCACCACCGAGGCCGCCCGGGACGGACTGATGGAGCTGCTGGACATCGATGAGCTGCAGGCGCGGGCCATCCTGGACATGCAGCTGCGCCGCCTCGCCGCCCTGGAACGCCAGCGCATCCAGGAAAAGCACGCAGAACTTGAAGCCCTGATCACCGAATACAAGGAAATCCTGGGTTCGGAGCAGCGCCAGCGCGAGATCATCAGCACCGAACTCGGCGAGATCGTGGACAAGCATGGCGATGACCGCCGTACCAGGATCCTCATGGGCTACGACGGCGACATGTCCATGGAGGACCTGATCCCCGAAGAGGAGATGGTGGTAACCATCACCCGCGGCGGCTACGTCAAGCGCACCCGCAGCGACAATTACCGGTCGCAGCAGCGCGGCGGCAAGGGCATCAAGGGCGCCCAGCTGCGTGGAGACGACGTGGTGGAGCACTTCTTCGTCACCACCACCCACCACTGGCTGCTGTTCTTCACCAACCTGGGCAGGGTCTACCGCGCCAAGGCCTACGAGCTGATGGAAGCGGGCAGGGACGCCAAGGGCCAGCACGTGGCCAACCTGATGGCCTTCCAGCCTGATGAACACATCGCCCAGGTGCTGGATCTCAAGGACTACCAGCAGGCCCCGTACCTGGTCCTCGCCACCAAGAGGGGCCTGGTGAAAAAGACCAGGCTGGAAGACTACGACACCAACCGTTCGGCCGGCGTGATCGCCATCAACCTGCGGGACGGTGACGAACTGGTCTCCGCGCAGCTGGTGTCCGAGACCGATGACCTCTTCCTGGTCTCCCGCAAGGGCCAGTCAATCCGCTTCACCGCCACCGATGACGCCCTGCGCCCCATGGGCCGCGCCACATCCGGCGTTACCGGCATGAAATTCCGCGAGGATGATGAACTGCTTGCTGCAGACGTGGTCACCGACGGTTCATTCGTGTTTATCGTGACCGAAGGCGGCTACGCCAAGCGGACGGCCGTCGAGGAGTACCGGCTGCAGGGCCGCGGCGGCCTGGGCATTAAGGTAGGAAAGTACCAGGAAGAGCGCGGCCACCTGGTGGGCGCACTTATCGTGCAGGAAGAAGACGAAGTCCTGGTGGTCATGGAGGGCGGCAAGGTTGTCCGTTCCTCGGTTGCCGGTGTTCCCGCAAAGGGCCGGGACACCATGGGCGTCATCTTCGCCAAACCGGACAAGAACGACCGGATCATCGAGGTGGCACGCAACAGCGAACGCGGTCTTGAGGACGAGGAATCCGCCGGCGATGACGTAACGTTGGCTGAAGATGGCGGAACCGCTGGGGAATCCGCCGCGCCAGCAATGGCAGAAGAATCACCGGCCGTTGAGTCAGAGGACGCCTCGGGCGACGCTGAGCCGAACGAAGACAACACGGAGGTAACGAGTGAGTAATTCCGACTCATTTCCCAAGCCGAACAGTACTGTTCCCGACGGGAACCGGCCTTCCGCGGCACCCCGCGTGAACGCCCCCGTTCGTCCGCAACAGCGCCCCTCGGCGCCCGCCGGCGCGCCAGGCCAGCGGCCTGCCGTCCCGGGCCAGCGTCCCCAGCAGGGAGACCGCCCCGCACAGCCGGGCCAACGCCCCTTCCAGGGCCAGCCCGGCCAGCGCCCGGCACAAACAGGCCAGCGCCCTGCGCAGGGAGCCTCCGGCCAGGGAACACCTGGCCTGGTGAAGCCCGCTCCGAAGGCAAAGGTCCGCCGGGCCAGGCTGCTGATCAGCAAAGTGGACCCGTGGTCCGTGCTGAAAATGGCGTTCCTGCTGTCCGTGGCACTGGGCATCGTCACCGTGGTGGCCGCCATCGTCCTGTGGACCGTCCTGGACCTGACCGGGATCTTTGACCAGGTGGACAGCCTCCTCGGCACCCTGGCGGGCGCTGAAAGCGGCGGCTTCGAACTGAAGAAGGTTGCTTCGCTGGGCCAGGTGGCATCATTCGCCACCATCATTGCCGTGGTCAACGTCGTCCTGCTGACGGCGCTCTCCATGCTTTCCGCTGTCCTGTACAACATTTCCGCCACCCTGGTGGGCGGCATCGGCGTGACCCTCACCGACGATTAGGACACCATTCCACCGGCTCCACGCCGGTGGAATGGCCCGATTTGAGATCGGGCCGGGGTGTGCTGTAAAGTCATGTCTCGGCCCGATGAGGGATTGAGGGCGTATAGCTCAGGCGGTTAGAGCGCTTCGCTGATAACGAAGAGGTCCCAGGTTCAAGTCCTGGTACGCCCACGGAACCTGTGCAGGTTTCAAACGGAGGTATGGTGCGGATCCGTCCGGTACCTTGCCGGATTGGGGAGCATGTGAAGAAGTTGCTTGTACTGGCAGCCGCAATCGCAGGCTTCCTGGTTTACCGGAAAGCACAGGAATCCGAAGCCCGGAAAACGGTCTGGAGCAAGTCAACCGACACGGTGGACTAGCCCGGCCGCCCACCCCGGGAGCCGGTCAGAGGCTCCCTGGTTCTAGGGTATGATTGACGGGTTGCTTCTTATGGGGGCATGGCGCAATTGGTAGCGCACCTGCTTTGCAAGCAGGGGGTTCGGGGTTCGAGTCCCCGTGCCTCCACCATAGGAAAGTCCCGGTCAGCGGAAACGCCGGCCGGGACTTTTTGCTTTCCATCTGCGCAAGGAACCAGCACCAGGGGGCTGCATTGAACTTCTTATTCGCGGCCCTGGGGGTCCTGGGCGTTGCATCCTCCGGACCGCTGATAGCCGCCACGCTTGGTGCCACCAGCGTCAGCGCGCTTGCCATCGCCTTCTGGCGCAATGCCATCGGTGCCGTTGTCATGGCAACTCCCACCCTTGTCCGGGAACCCGGCCAGTTCCGCAGGATCAGCGGCCGGGAGTTCCGCTGGTCCATGCTGGCCGCCATTGCGCTTGCCTTGCACTTCGCCTGCTTCATCACCTCCCTTCAGCTCACGTCCGTAGCAGCTGCCACAGCCCTCGTGTGCCTGCAGTCAGCCTGGATTGCCGTCTTCCAGCTCTTCCGGGGCATCCGCCACCGGTGGCAGGTCCTGGCAGGGCTGGGGATTGCTTTTGGCGGAGTCCTTGCCATCACCGGGTTTGATATGGGCTCCTCTCCGCAGGCCGTTACGGGGGACCTGTTGGCCATGGCCGGTGGAGCGCTGGCCGGCCTATATACGCTCGCCGGCGGTAAGGCCCGGCAAAGTATGACCACCGGGACCTATACAACGCTCTGCTACGGGATGTGCGCCGTCCTCGTGGCAGTAATGGCGCTGCTCTGGGGGCAACCCCTGGCCGGGTTCGAGCCGGCCGGGTGGCTCGGCATCGCGGCCATCACCGTCTGTGCCCAGTTGGTGGGCCATACGGCCTTCAACCACCTGCTGGCCACCATGAGTCCCCTCATTGTCTCCATGATCATCCTGCTGGAAATCCCCGGCGCAGCGCTGCTGGCCGCCGTCTTCCTGCACGAGACCCTGCCGGCGGGCACCTACGCCGGGCTGGGCCTCATCCTGGCGGGACTCGCCGTCGTGGTGCTGGGCCAAAGGAGTGGCCGGGGCCGAGGGAACGCCACGCGCAGGGGCCGCAGAACCGATCCCCAGGAGGAACCGCCGTCGGAATACCTCGCCGGGCTGGGGACCGACTAGGCGCTACTGGCCGCCGCGCCGGACCGGCTGGGCCGTATTGACGGTGTGGATGGCCCTGAGGAGCTTGGCCGGGAAATACACCGAGAAGAACACCACCATGGGGGCCTTCAGCGCCATCTTCCTGACGTTGTGCGCCTTGTAGGTCCGGTCGAACCGGGTGACGTAGTAGCGGTAATCCCGGGGTGAATCCTCAAGCCTCCGGGCAGACATTCCGGACACCATCTGCGGCCAATAACGGACAGGCAGCTCGTGGTCGGCCAGGTGCAGGGACAAATCGATGTCCTCGTGCATCTCATCCTTCTCGTCCCGGCAGGTTTCGGAACGGATGATCTCCCAGGCGCCGGCCCGCAGGGCCATGTTGGAGCCGAACAGGAAATGGTACTGGTGCTTGGCCAGCTTAAGCATGAGCTGGCGCATTTTGTCATCCGCCTTGAGTCCAAAGCGGCGCATTGGCATGTCGTAGTAGACCACGGGGCCGGTTGCGGCCTGGACCGACTGGTCCGCGAAGGCCTTCTGCACCTGCTCAACCCAGTCGGGTTCCACAATGGAGTCGGCGTCGATCCGGCCCAGGATGTCACCGGTGGCACTGTCCAGCCCGAAGTTCCTGGTGGGGATGAGTCCCTGCTCGCGGTCCTGGCTCAGGAGGATGATGGGGCTTTCCGGATACTCGAGCTGCATCTGGCGGACAATGTCAGCGGTCCGGTCCTTCGAAAGGTTGTCCACCACGATGATCTCGTGGGCGGGAACAGACTGGTAGATGGCAGCTATCAGGCACTGCCTGATCACGTTCTCCTCGTTGTACGCCGGGATGACGATTGACACGCGGAGCTGTACGGCTGCGTCGTTCACGGCATCCCCAGAGGATCGATTGGCTGACATCACTTCAAATCTAGCATCCGGGATAGATGCCCCCGCGGACGGGAAAGGTCACAAAAGGGGGCCCCGCCGTGGAACGGAGCCCCCTTGTGTGTATGGCGGAAATCAGGCCTGGCTGTTGCCCTTGCCCTCATCGGCGACCGTCTTGGCGCCGCCTTCGGTGTCATCGGCAACATGCTTGGCCTTGTCGGCGGCATCCTCTGACTTATCAGCCACAGTCTCAGCTGCGTCACCGGCCTTGTCCGCTGCAGCACCGGCTGCGGCTTCGGACGTGCCCTTGCCGGCGGTGCCGGCAGTGGTTGCCTTGACGTCGCTGACGGTGGTGGCCGGGACGGGTGCCGGGGTCGGGGTGACCGGCGACGGAGTCTTCCAGGGGTCCTCGACCGGCTTGGATGCCTTCCACGCGGCGACGCCGGCTGCGACGGCAGCAGCCACCACGCCGAAGACGAGCCAGCCGCGCTTCTTCGGCTTCTCCGGCTGGGCAAGCTTCACGTCCACTGCGC comes from Pseudarthrobacter sp. NIBRBAC000502770 and encodes:
- a CDS encoding DMT family transporter; the encoded protein is MNFLFAALGVLGVASSGPLIAATLGATSVSALAIAFWRNAIGAVVMATPTLVREPGQFRRISGREFRWSMLAAIALALHFACFITSLQLTSVAAATALVCLQSAWIAVFQLFRGIRHRWQVLAGLGIAFGGVLAITGFDMGSSPQAVTGDLLAMAGGALAGLYTLAGGKARQSMTTGTYTTLCYGMCAVLVAVMALLWGQPLAGFEPAGWLGIAAITVCAQLVGHTAFNHLLATMSPLIVSMIILLEIPGAALLAAVFLHETLPAGTYAGLGLILAGLAVVVLGQRSGRGRGNATRRGRRTDPQEEPPSEYLAGLGTD
- a CDS encoding glycosyltransferase family 2 protein encodes the protein MSANRSSGDAVNDAAVQLRVSIVIPAYNEENVIRQCLIAAIYQSVPAHEIIVVDNLSKDRTADIVRQMQLEYPESPIILLSQDREQGLIPTRNFGLDSATGDILGRIDADSIVEPDWVEQVQKAFADQSVQAATGPVVYYDMPMRRFGLKADDKMRQLMLKLAKHQYHFLFGSNMALRAGAWEIIRSETCRDEKDEMHEDIDLSLHLADHELPVRYWPQMVSGMSARRLEDSPRDYRYYVTRFDRTYKAHNVRKMALKAPMVVFFSVYFPAKLLRAIHTVNTAQPVRRGGQ
- the gyrA gene encoding DNA gyrase subunit A gives rise to the protein MSDEIPENSAPEGGTPDTVLEGDVLIDRVEQVDLQTEMQRSYLDYAMAVIVGRALPDVRDGLKPVHRRVLYAMFDGGYRPDRSFNKCARVVGEVMGQYHPHGDTAIYDALVRLIQDWTMRYPLALGQGNFGSPGNDGAAAPRYTETKMAPLAMEMVRDIDEETVDFQDNYDGKNQEPTILPARFPNLLVNGSSGIAVGMATNIPPHNLREVADGVQWYLSNPGATREELLEELLVRVKGPDFPTGATILGHKGIEDAYRTGRGSVTMRAVVAVEELQGRTCLVVTELPYQANPDNLAIKIAELVKDGKIQGIADLRDETSGRTGQRLVIVLKRDAVPKVVLNNLYKHTELQSNFSANMLAIVDGVPRTLSLDAFIRHWVTHQMDVIARRTRYRLRKAEEEAHILRALLKALDMLDEVIALIRASSTTEAARDGLMELLDIDELQARAILDMQLRRLAALERQRIQEKHAELEALITEYKEILGSEQRQREIISTELGEIVDKHGDDRRTRILMGYDGDMSMEDLIPEEEMVVTITRGGYVKRTRSDNYRSQQRGGKGIKGAQLRGDDVVEHFFVTTTHHWLLFFTNLGRVYRAKAYELMEAGRDAKGQHVANLMAFQPDEHIAQVLDLKDYQQAPYLVLATKRGLVKKTRLEDYDTNRSAGVIAINLRDGDELVSAQLVSETDDLFLVSRKGQSIRFTATDDALRPMGRATSGVTGMKFREDDELLAADVVTDGSFVFIVTEGGYAKRTAVEEYRLQGRGGLGIKVGKYQEERGHLVGALIVQEEDEVLVVMEGGKVVRSSVAGVPAKGRDTMGVIFAKPDKNDRIIEVARNSERGLEDEESAGDDVTLAEDGGTAGESAAPAMAEESPAVESEDASGDAEPNEDNTEVTSE
- a CDS encoding DUF3566 domain-containing protein; this encodes MSNSDSFPKPNSTVPDGNRPSAAPRVNAPVRPQQRPSAPAGAPGQRPAVPGQRPQQGDRPAQPGQRPFQGQPGQRPAQTGQRPAQGASGQGTPGLVKPAPKAKVRRARLLISKVDPWSVLKMAFLLSVALGIVTVVAAIVLWTVLDLTGIFDQVDSLLGTLAGAESGGFELKKVASLGQVASFATIIAVVNVVLLTALSMLSAVLYNISATLVGGIGVTLTDD
- a CDS encoding DLW-39 family protein gives rise to the protein MVRIRPVPCRIGEHVKKLLVLAAAIAGFLVYRKAQESEARKTVWSKSTDTVD